One part of the Spiribacter salinus M19-40 genome encodes these proteins:
- the zwf gene encoding glucose-6-phosphate dehydrogenase produces the protein MESLAPFDLVLFGATGDLSMRKLLPALYRRHSAGQLPDNGRIIATARSELDRSAFIERVRENLATRLAADELTEGDWQSFTERLQFVSVDASEPRGFADLAEALAGREAHCRVFYLAVAPRHFVDICEHLNDHGLVSAQARVVLEKPLGHDLASAQAISERIGAIFAEDAIYRIDHYLGKETVQNLMALRFGNMLFEPLWRRDWVRDVQISVAEQVGVSGRAGFYDRTGALRDMVQNHLLQLLCIIAMEPPTSIEADAVRDEKLKVLRALTRLEGKDALRNTVRGQYRAGAINGQPVSGYLDEEGVPGDSRTETFVALRTELANWRWAGVPFYLRTGKRLQERTAEIVVNFRDVPHSIFHVTYGAGQPNRLVIRLQPDEGVRMHMMAKSPGDQMELRPVALNLDFAEAFQGRQADAYERLLMDVLRGRLTLFMRRDELYSAWDWIEPILQAWDTAGDAPKPYTAGTWGPAASSALLGREDASWHEES, from the coding sequence GTGGAATCACTCGCTCCGTTCGACCTCGTGCTGTTTGGCGCCACCGGCGATCTTTCCATGCGCAAGTTGCTGCCAGCGCTCTATCGCCGTCATAGCGCCGGCCAGCTCCCGGATAACGGCCGGATCATCGCCACCGCGCGATCCGAACTGGACCGGAGCGCATTCATCGAGCGAGTGCGCGAGAATCTCGCCACGCGACTCGCGGCCGACGAGCTCACCGAAGGCGACTGGCAGTCGTTTACCGAGCGGCTGCAGTTTGTCTCGGTGGATGCGAGCGAACCCCGCGGCTTTGCCGACCTCGCCGAGGCGCTTGCCGGCCGAGAGGCCCACTGTCGGGTGTTCTACCTTGCAGTGGCACCGAGGCACTTTGTCGATATCTGCGAGCATCTCAACGACCACGGTCTGGTCTCGGCCCAGGCGCGGGTCGTGCTCGAAAAGCCCCTGGGACATGACCTGGCCTCAGCACAGGCCATCAGCGAGCGGATTGGGGCGATCTTTGCCGAGGATGCGATCTATCGAATTGATCACTACTTGGGCAAGGAGACGGTACAGAACCTTATGGCACTGCGCTTTGGCAACATGCTCTTTGAACCGCTATGGCGCCGCGACTGGGTGCGCGATGTGCAGATCAGTGTTGCCGAGCAGGTCGGCGTAAGTGGCCGGGCGGGGTTCTATGATCGCACGGGCGCGCTCCGCGACATGGTTCAGAATCATCTGCTGCAGCTGCTCTGCATCATCGCCATGGAACCGCCGACCAGCATCGAAGCCGACGCGGTGCGGGATGAAAAACTGAAAGTCCTGCGTGCCCTCACCCGCCTCGAGGGCAAGGACGCGTTGCGCAATACGGTCCGTGGCCAGTACCGGGCGGGGGCGATTAATGGCCAGCCCGTCAGCGGCTATCTTGACGAGGAAGGTGTGCCTGGCGACAGCCGCACCGAGACATTTGTTGCGCTGCGCACCGAGCTTGCGAACTGGCGCTGGGCCGGCGTGCCGTTTTATCTGCGCACGGGCAAGCGCCTGCAGGAGCGTACTGCCGAGATTGTCGTCAACTTCCGCGATGTCCCCCATTCTATCTTTCATGTGACCTATGGCGCCGGACAGCCGAACCGGCTCGTTATTCGGCTACAGCCCGACGAGGGCGTGCGCATGCACATGATGGCGAAGAGCCCGGGCGATCAGATGGAGCTCCGTCCGGTGGCCCTGAACCTCGATTTCGCTGAGGCGTTTCAAGGGCGCCAGGCCGATGCCTATGAGCGATTGCTCATGGACGTTCTGCGCGGCCGGCTCACGCTGTTCATGCGCCGTGACGAGCTTTATTCCGCCTGGGACTGGATCGAACCCATCCTGCAGGCCTGGGACACCGCCGGTGATGCGCCCAAACCCTATACCGCAGGTACCTGGGGGCCTGCCGCCTCCAGCGCCCTGTTGGGGCGCGAAGACGCGAGCTGGCACGAGGAGAGCTGA
- the edd gene encoding phosphogluconate dehydratase, translating to MPDLNAVVEQVTDRIRERSQGSRGDYLRRLDAAAAEGPVRSSLSCTNLAHAFAAAPDGDKAALKGLQRPNVGIVSAYNDMLSAHQPLERFPALLKQAVREAGGTAQFAGGVPAMCDGVTQGQPGMELSLFSRDVIAMATGVALSHNTFDAGLCLGVCDKIVPGLLIGALHFGQLPFVFVPAGPMPSGMPNDEKARIRGLFAEGKVGREALLESESQSYHGPGTCTFYGTANSNQMLMEVMGLHLPGAAFVNPNTPLRDALTISAGHRVVEIMAHGDAYTPVGRVISEQAIVNGIVGLLATGGSTNHTIHLIAIARAAGIHLTWDDLHALSAVVPLLTRIYPNGKADVNHFHAAGGMGLLVRELLDAGLLHEDVMTVAGGGLRAYTQEPVLAEGGVQWQDAPDRSADPDVLRPVAEPFDVDGGLRVLDGNLGRAVVKVSAVKPEHRVVEAPARVFENQQAVLAAFRADELTGDFVCVVRGQGPRANGMPELHKLTPELGVLQSRGQKVALVTDGRMSGASGKVPAAIHLTPEWVAGGGIGRIRDGDIIRLDTETGELNAQVPESEWFAREIASPDTEPQHGMGREMFAHFRATASGAETGAVTFPGQEMSP from the coding sequence ATGCCTGATCTCAATGCCGTCGTCGAGCAGGTCACCGACAGAATACGCGAGCGAAGTCAGGGGTCGCGCGGTGACTATCTTCGCCGACTGGATGCGGCAGCGGCCGAGGGACCGGTGCGATCAAGCCTGTCTTGTACCAATCTGGCGCACGCGTTCGCTGCGGCACCTGACGGTGACAAAGCCGCGCTCAAAGGCCTGCAGCGGCCTAATGTCGGTATCGTCTCGGCCTATAACGACATGTTGTCCGCTCACCAGCCCCTGGAGCGATTCCCGGCGCTGCTCAAGCAGGCGGTTCGAGAGGCCGGCGGGACGGCGCAGTTTGCCGGCGGCGTGCCGGCGATGTGTGACGGTGTGACCCAGGGGCAACCCGGCATGGAGCTCTCGCTGTTTAGCCGGGATGTGATTGCGATGGCCACGGGTGTCGCGCTGTCGCACAACACGTTTGATGCCGGGCTTTGTCTGGGCGTCTGCGACAAGATCGTCCCTGGGCTTTTGATCGGGGCGTTGCATTTTGGGCAGCTGCCGTTTGTGTTTGTCCCGGCGGGGCCCATGCCTTCCGGCATGCCCAATGATGAGAAAGCCCGTATTCGTGGCCTGTTCGCCGAGGGCAAGGTCGGCCGGGAAGCCCTGCTTGAATCCGAATCGCAGTCGTATCACGGCCCAGGCACGTGTACGTTCTATGGCACGGCCAACAGCAATCAGATGCTCATGGAGGTGATGGGCCTGCATTTGCCCGGCGCGGCTTTCGTCAACCCGAATACACCCCTGCGCGATGCGCTGACGATCAGTGCCGGCCACCGAGTGGTCGAGATCATGGCGCACGGTGATGCCTATACCCCCGTGGGTCGCGTAATCAGTGAGCAAGCCATCGTGAACGGGATTGTTGGCCTGCTGGCAACCGGGGGTTCAACCAATCACACCATCCATTTGATCGCGATCGCGCGTGCAGCCGGGATCCACCTCACCTGGGATGATCTTCATGCACTCTCTGCCGTTGTGCCGTTGCTGACGCGGATCTATCCGAACGGCAAGGCCGACGTGAACCATTTCCACGCTGCCGGCGGCATGGGGTTGTTAGTGCGCGAGCTCCTGGATGCCGGATTGCTTCATGAGGATGTGATGACGGTGGCGGGCGGCGGCCTGCGTGCCTATACCCAGGAGCCGGTGCTCGCTGAGGGCGGAGTCCAGTGGCAGGATGCGCCTGACCGATCGGCGGACCCGGACGTCCTTCGCCCAGTGGCCGAACCGTTTGATGTGGATGGTGGTCTGCGCGTGCTGGACGGCAACCTCGGCCGAGCGGTCGTGAAGGTCTCTGCTGTCAAACCCGAGCACCGGGTTGTTGAGGCGCCCGCGCGCGTGTTTGAAAATCAGCAAGCGGTCTTGGCCGCCTTTCGGGCGGATGAGCTCACTGGGGATTTTGTCTGTGTTGTGCGCGGTCAAGGCCCGCGGGCTAACGGCATGCCGGAGCTTCACAAGCTCACGCCTGAACTCGGTGTGCTCCAGTCCCGAGGTCAAAAGGTGGCGCTGGTAACCGACGGGCGGATGTCTGGCGCGTCCGGGAAAGTACCCGCGGCGATTCACTTGACACCGGAATGGGTCGCCGGGGGGGGGATCGGGCGGATCCGCGATGGCGATATCATTCGGCTGGATACCGAGACTGGCGAGCTCAACGCGCAGGTACCGGAATCCGAGTGGTTCGCACGCGAAATCGCATCGCCTGACACCGAGCCACAGCATGGAATGGGTCGTGAGATGTTTGCGCATTTTCGAGCAACCGCCAGTGGCGCCGAGACTGGCGCGGTGACATTTCCAGGCCAGGAGATGAGCCCATGA
- a CDS encoding bifunctional 4-hydroxy-2-oxoglutarate aldolase/2-dehydro-3-deoxy-phosphogluconate aldolase produces the protein MSPHQPVAMSFLMARAPVIPVLAIARVEDAVPLARALVAGGLPVLEITLRTPQALECVEAVASAVPEALVGVGTYTRSEQALAAREAGAQFLVSPGLSDALVSGAMNADLPFLPGVATASDVIRAQEAGYDHLKFFPAESSGGIEALKALGGPFGDVRFCPTGGIGPTNCLDYLSLPNVLCVGGSWVAPASAVAAGDWERVTGLAAAVTGHYSASDWYSVAGEEDPGSGDEKLR, from the coding sequence ATGAGCCCGCATCAACCGGTTGCCATGAGTTTCCTGATGGCCCGTGCCCCGGTCATTCCCGTTTTGGCCATTGCCCGTGTTGAGGATGCCGTGCCGCTCGCACGCGCGCTGGTGGCCGGGGGGTTGCCTGTCCTGGAGATTACGTTGCGAACGCCGCAGGCTCTTGAGTGTGTTGAGGCCGTGGCGAGTGCGGTACCCGAGGCGCTGGTTGGTGTGGGGACCTACACGCGGTCTGAACAGGCACTGGCTGCCCGCGAGGCGGGCGCCCAGTTTCTGGTGAGTCCGGGCTTATCAGATGCCCTGGTGAGCGGCGCGATGAACGCGGATCTCCCGTTTCTGCCCGGCGTTGCAACAGCCTCTGATGTGATTCGGGCTCAGGAGGCGGGTTACGACCATCTGAAATTCTTCCCCGCCGAGAGCAGCGGCGGTATTGAAGCGCTCAAGGCACTAGGCGGGCCATTCGGTGATGTGCGGTTTTGCCCCACTGGAGGTATTGGGCCAACCAATTGTCTGGACTACCTCAGCCTTCCCAATGTGCTTTGCGTTGGCGGCAGTTGGGTGGCGCCGGCCAGTGCGGTTGCTGCCGGTGACTGGGAGCGGGTAACTGGGTTGGCCGCTGCGGTGACTGGCCATTATTCGGCGTCGGACTGGTATTCCGTTGCGGGAGAGGAAGACCCCGGCAGCGGTGACGAAAAGCTTCGTTAA
- a CDS encoding SUF system Fe-S cluster assembly regulator — protein MIRLNRETDYGIGILTLMAQAPEARFNAGSLAETRGLPQPIVSKILKHLARRGVLVSYRGAKGGYGLARRPEDISIAEVITVLEGPIALTDCIEGGQDACQYGSNCQTSGVWNHINNVVLQALSDITLAEMTGADGTGIQGQAHTLEFTGVRHVREH, from the coding sequence ATGATCAGGTTGAACCGCGAAACGGATTACGGGATCGGCATCCTCACGCTCATGGCGCAGGCCCCCGAGGCCCGGTTCAATGCGGGCTCGCTGGCGGAAACGCGCGGCCTTCCGCAGCCGATCGTCAGTAAAATCCTCAAACACCTGGCCCGACGGGGCGTGCTGGTGTCCTACCGCGGCGCCAAGGGTGGTTACGGCCTTGCCCGCCGGCCGGAGGACATCAGCATCGCCGAGGTGATTACCGTGCTGGAAGGCCCCATTGCCCTGACCGACTGCATCGAAGGGGGGCAGGATGCCTGCCAGTACGGCAGTAACTGTCAGACCAGCGGCGTGTGGAATCACATCAACAATGTGGTTCTACAGGCCCTTTCCGATATCACGCTAGCCGAAATGACCGGGGCCGACGGCACCGGGATTCAAGGCCAAGCCCACACCCTGGAATTTACGGGAGTGCGTCATGTCCGCGAGCACTGA
- the sufB gene encoding Fe-S cluster assembly protein SufB translates to MSASTETIERFTQKGYEAGFVTDVEEDRVAPGLSEDTIRFISAKKDEPEWLLEWRLEAYRNWLNMPEPDWQYVHYDPIDFQAISYYSAPKRDEDRPQSLDDIDPEIKETYDKLGIPLYEQEVLAGVAVDAVFDSVSVATSYKERLAEQGIIFCSMSEAVHEHPELVKHYLGTVIPQNDNFFAALNSAVFTDGSFVYIPKGVRCPMELSTYFRINAANTGQFERTLIIAEDSSYVSYLEGCTAPMRDENQLHAAVVELVALDNAEIKYSTVQNWYPGNAEGKGGVYNFVTKRGLAAGDNSKISWTQVETGSAITWKYPSVVMRGDNSVGEFYSVAVTRLRQQADTGTKMIHMGKNTRSTIVSKGISAQEGQQVYRGLVRIAPTAENARNYSQCDSMLMGSECGAHTFPYLDVNNSTAQLEHEATTSKIGEDQILYCTSRGISAEDAVSLIVNGFCKEVFRELPMEFAVEAQKLLEITLEDSVG, encoded by the coding sequence ATGTCCGCGAGCACTGAGACGATTGAGCGATTCACCCAGAAAGGGTACGAAGCCGGCTTCGTGACCGATGTCGAAGAGGACCGGGTCGCACCGGGCCTTAGCGAGGACACGATCCGTTTTATCTCTGCCAAGAAAGATGAGCCGGAGTGGCTCCTTGAATGGCGTCTTGAGGCCTATCGGAACTGGCTGAACATGCCGGAACCCGACTGGCAGTACGTCCATTATGATCCCATCGATTTCCAGGCCATTTCGTATTACTCGGCGCCAAAACGCGACGAGGATCGGCCACAGAGCCTTGATGACATCGATCCGGAGATCAAAGAGACCTACGACAAGCTGGGTATTCCGCTCTATGAGCAGGAAGTGCTGGCCGGTGTCGCCGTGGATGCGGTCTTTGACTCGGTTTCCGTGGCGACCTCCTACAAGGAGCGGCTTGCCGAGCAGGGCATTATCTTCTGCTCCATGTCCGAGGCCGTGCACGAGCATCCGGAACTGGTGAAGCACTACTTGGGGACTGTCATTCCGCAAAACGACAACTTCTTTGCGGCGCTGAACTCGGCGGTGTTTACCGATGGCTCGTTTGTTTACATTCCGAAGGGCGTGCGTTGCCCAATGGAGCTTTCAACGTACTTCCGCATTAACGCGGCGAACACCGGTCAGTTCGAGCGCACGTTGATCATTGCCGAGGACAGCAGTTACGTGTCGTACCTCGAGGGCTGCACGGCACCAATGCGGGATGAAAACCAGCTCCATGCCGCGGTGGTTGAGCTGGTCGCACTCGATAACGCCGAGATTAAGTACTCGACGGTGCAGAACTGGTATCCCGGCAATGCCGAGGGCAAGGGTGGCGTCTACAACTTCGTCACCAAACGGGGCCTGGCGGCGGGAGATAACTCCAAAATCTCCTGGACGCAGGTGGAAACCGGCTCAGCGATCACGTGGAAGTATCCCAGCGTGGTGATGCGCGGGGACAACTCGGTGGGTGAATTCTACAGCGTGGCGGTGACGCGGCTGCGTCAGCAGGCGGATACCGGTACCAAGATGATCCACATGGGCAAGAACACCCGCAGCACCATTGTCTCGAAGGGCATCTCGGCCCAGGAAGGCCAGCAGGTGTATCGCGGACTGGTCCGGATCGCGCCAACCGCCGAGAACGCGCGTAACTACTCGCAGTGTGACTCCATGCTGATGGGCTCGGAGTGCGGGGCACATACCTTCCCGTATCTCGATGTGAACAACAGCACCGCGCAGCTGGAGCATGAGGCGACCACCTCGAAGATCGGCGAGGATCAGATCCTCTACTGCACGTCACGCGGTATTTCGGCGGAAGACGCCGTGTCGCTGATCGTTAACGGCTTTTGTAAGGAAGTCTTCCGCGAGCTTCCGATGGAGTTTGCTGTCGAGGCGCAGAAGCTGCTCGAGATTACGCTGGAGGACTCGGTGGGCTAA
- the sufC gene encoding Fe-S cluster assembly ATPase SufC yields the protein MALLEIRNLHVNVEGTEILKGLDLSIDSGKVHAIMGPNGGGKSTLAKALVGDEAYEITEGEVLFNGKDLLDMDPEDRAREGVFLGFQYPVEIPGVSNTYFLKAAVNAIRKHHGQDEIDAMEFLEMVRERARRVKLDEGLLQRPVNEGFSGGEKKRNEIFHMSVLEPQLGILDETDSGLDIDALRIVSEGVNAMRDEDRSFLVITHYQRLLQYIVPDVVHVLVNGRIVKTGGKELAEELETKGYEGFEEAAA from the coding sequence ATGGCACTGCTCGAAATCCGCAACCTGCACGTCAACGTGGAGGGGACCGAAATCCTCAAGGGCCTCGATCTGAGCATCGACTCGGGGAAAGTCCACGCCATTATGGGGCCGAACGGCGGGGGCAAGAGCACCCTGGCCAAGGCCCTGGTGGGCGACGAGGCCTACGAGATCACCGAGGGTGAAGTGCTGTTCAACGGCAAAGACCTGCTCGACATGGACCCGGAAGATCGGGCCCGCGAAGGCGTGTTTCTCGGTTTTCAGTACCCGGTGGAAATACCGGGTGTGTCGAATACCTACTTCCTGAAGGCCGCCGTCAATGCGATTCGCAAGCATCATGGCCAGGATGAGATTGATGCCATGGAATTTCTGGAAATGGTCCGTGAGCGTGCCCGGCGCGTGAAGCTCGACGAGGGGCTGTTGCAGCGCCCGGTCAATGAGGGCTTTTCCGGCGGTGAGAAAAAGCGCAACGAGATCTTTCACATGTCCGTGCTCGAGCCGCAGCTCGGCATCCTCGACGAGACGGACTCGGGGCTCGACATCGACGCGCTGCGGATCGTCTCCGAGGGCGTGAATGCCATGCGCGACGAAGATCGCTCGTTCCTGGTGATTACCCACTATCAGCGCCTGCTTCAGTACATCGTGCCCGACGTGGTGCATGTCCTGGTGAATGGCCGGATCGTGAAGACCGGTGGTAAAGAACTCGCCGAAGAGCTCGAGACCAAGGGGTACGAGGGCTTCGAAGAGGCAGCGGCCTGA
- the sufD gene encoding Fe-S cluster assembly protein SufD translates to MQAVAQEKSAYLEAFEANGPSGPSWLSALHERGMRAFEDRGFPGPREEAWRKTNLRPVTEAHFPVAESQGATPPALIERLDDLGDSHRLVFVDGHFAADLSDLSDLAPGLTVTPLSEYGDTAPERMLSALGARADIDWHPFAALNTAFFMDGAYVHVARGALIEKPIAVTHIITAEADRHAVYPRLLVEAEDGAEVRVVERFIGDAQTGALVCPVSELSAGNNTVLDYSRLQEDGIATLNIGTVNLASQRDASLRGAFVGDGGRLARLDLIADLEGQGGEIDCNGIYLTEGRQFTDFHTWFNHRVDNCYSRQRFKGMLQGRSETVFDGLVKVFEGAQKTDAVQENRNLILGKRALAHSNPRLEIFADDVKCTHGSTVGELDEEALFYLRTRGISAEGAKGMLTLAFAGEIVDMFRVSGVRDHVRRVLMRRLNVEDADIGDIL, encoded by the coding sequence ATGCAAGCAGTCGCACAGGAGAAGAGCGCTTACCTTGAAGCGTTTGAAGCAAACGGGCCCAGTGGCCCGAGCTGGCTGAGCGCACTTCACGAGCGGGGTATGCGGGCTTTCGAGGACCGAGGTTTCCCTGGGCCGCGGGAAGAGGCGTGGCGCAAGACAAACCTCCGGCCGGTGACCGAAGCGCACTTTCCCGTCGCCGAGTCACAGGGCGCGACACCGCCAGCGCTTATCGAGCGCCTGGACGATCTGGGCGATAGTCATCGGCTGGTGTTCGTTGATGGGCATTTTGCGGCGGATCTTTCGGATCTCAGCGACCTTGCCCCTGGGCTAACGGTCACGCCCCTTAGCGAGTACGGCGACACGGCGCCAGAGCGTATGCTCTCAGCGCTTGGCGCACGCGCAGACATTGACTGGCATCCGTTTGCCGCCTTGAACACCGCGTTTTTCATGGACGGGGCCTACGTGCATGTAGCCCGTGGGGCACTAATCGAAAAGCCCATTGCCGTGACGCACATTATTACGGCGGAGGCGGATCGCCATGCCGTGTATCCGCGTCTCCTGGTTGAGGCGGAAGATGGCGCAGAGGTCCGAGTCGTTGAGCGGTTTATTGGGGATGCCCAGACCGGCGCTCTGGTGTGCCCGGTCAGTGAGCTGTCGGCGGGTAACAATACCGTGCTCGACTACAGCCGGCTTCAGGAAGATGGCATTGCTACGCTCAACATTGGAACCGTTAATCTGGCTTCGCAGCGAGATGCGTCATTGCGCGGTGCGTTTGTCGGAGATGGCGGGCGTCTTGCGCGGCTCGATCTCATCGCTGATCTGGAAGGACAGGGTGGCGAGATCGACTGCAACGGCATTTATCTCACAGAAGGCCGGCAGTTCACCGATTTCCATACCTGGTTTAACCATCGGGTGGATAACTGCTACAGCCGTCAGCGCTTCAAAGGCATGCTGCAGGGCCGCTCCGAGACGGTGTTCGATGGCCTCGTCAAGGTGTTTGAGGGCGCTCAGAAGACTGACGCCGTCCAGGAAAATCGGAATCTGATCCTGGGCAAGCGGGCCCTGGCGCATTCCAATCCGCGGCTCGAGATCTTTGCCGATGACGTGAAGTGCACCCATGGCTCCACGGTCGGCGAGCTGGATGAGGAAGCCCTGTTTTATCTGCGCACCCGCGGCATTAGCGCAGAGGGTGCCAAAGGCATGCTCACGCTGGCATTCGCCGGCGAGATTGTAGATATGTTCCGGGTCAGTGGTGTGCGCGATCACGTCCGACGCGTACTGATGCGGCGTCTAAATGTTGAAGACGCGGATATCGGGGATATTCTTTGA
- a CDS encoding cysteine desulfurase has protein sequence MSVKATDNAVIAGANDLLDVRSDFPVLQQPMNGKRLAFLDSAASAQKPQVVIDAERACYEQYYANIHRGVYQLSQRSTQAYENVRGIVQRFLNAPDEREVVFVRGATEGVNLVAQSFVRPRLSPGDEILITEMEHHANIVPWQMIAEATGAELVVAPILDDGRLDMEAFRARVSERTKFISVVHISNTLGTVNPVEDIIAIARDKAIPVMVDGAQSAPHMPVDIQSLGADFYTFSAHKTYGPSGAGVLWGKLEHLEAMPPYQGGGDMIRTVSFEKTEYAPPPAKFEAGTPNIAGVIGLGRGLEYMMEIGRERISAHEQALLHYASDRLKTIDGLRIIGTAPGKAAVISFVLEGAHPHDVGTILDMDGVAVRVGHHCTQPLMERFGVPATVRASFGVYNDFEDVEALVSGLKRVKEFLA, from the coding sequence TTGAGTGTAAAGGCGACCGACAATGCGGTGATCGCGGGCGCGAACGACCTTCTGGATGTTCGTAGCGACTTTCCGGTCTTGCAGCAGCCGATGAACGGCAAGCGGCTGGCGTTCCTGGACAGTGCCGCCAGTGCCCAGAAGCCACAGGTCGTTATCGACGCTGAGCGCGCCTGCTATGAGCAGTACTACGCCAATATCCACCGCGGTGTTTATCAGCTTTCACAGCGCTCCACGCAGGCCTATGAAAATGTTCGTGGCATCGTCCAGCGCTTTTTGAATGCGCCAGACGAGCGCGAAGTCGTTTTCGTGCGGGGGGCCACCGAAGGCGTCAATCTTGTCGCGCAGTCTTTCGTGCGCCCGAGATTGAGCCCTGGGGACGAGATTCTGATCACGGAGATGGAGCATCACGCGAACATCGTGCCCTGGCAGATGATCGCTGAGGCCACGGGCGCAGAGCTCGTGGTCGCGCCGATTCTGGATGATGGCCGCCTTGACATGGAGGCTTTCCGCGCCCGCGTGTCCGAGCGCACAAAGTTCATAAGCGTGGTGCATATCTCGAACACGCTCGGTACCGTGAATCCCGTCGAAGACATTATTGCGATCGCTCGGGACAAGGCGATCCCGGTGATGGTGGATGGTGCGCAGTCAGCGCCCCATATGCCAGTGGATATTCAGTCCCTTGGAGCGGATTTCTATACATTTTCCGCCCATAAGACATACGGTCCGAGCGGTGCCGGGGTTCTCTGGGGCAAGCTCGAGCATTTGGAGGCCATGCCGCCTTATCAGGGCGGTGGCGACATGATTCGGACGGTGTCTTTCGAGAAAACCGAGTACGCCCCGCCGCCTGCCAAATTTGAAGCGGGCACACCCAATATCGCCGGCGTGATCGGGTTGGGTCGCGGCCTTGAGTACATGATGGAGATCGGTCGTGAGCGCATCTCCGCGCATGAACAGGCGCTGTTGCACTATGCCAGCGACCGACTCAAGACCATCGATGGCCTGCGGATTATTGGCACGGCGCCGGGCAAGGCAGCGGTGATTTCGTTCGTGCTGGAGGGCGCCCATCCTCATGATGTCGGCACCATTCTGGACATGGACGGCGTTGCCGTGCGGGTGGGGCACCACTGCACGCAGCCGCTGATGGAACGCTTTGGCGTGCCGGCGACGGTGCGAGCCTCTTTTGGCGTGTATAACGACTTCGAGGATGTCGAGGCGCTGGTCAGTGGGCTCAAGCGCGTGAAGGAGTTTCTTGCCTAG
- the sufU gene encoding Fe-S cluster assembly sulfur transfer protein SufU, whose translation MADPRALYQAVILDHNKHPRNFHAVQPHSHSADGHNPLCGDQLHLELRVDSDGRIEDIGFTGDGCAISMASTSIMTEALKGQSIESARALFESFHAVVTDESIEPDPSLGKLSVLAGVRAYPMRVKCATLPWHTLEAALAHE comes from the coding sequence ATGGCGGATCCGCGCGCGCTCTACCAGGCCGTCATCCTGGATCACAACAAGCACCCGCGTAATTTCCATGCTGTCCAGCCTCACAGCCACAGTGCCGATGGGCATAACCCGCTTTGCGGTGATCAGCTCCATCTGGAACTGCGTGTCGATTCCGACGGCCGAATTGAAGATATTGGTTTTACCGGTGATGGCTGCGCAATCTCCATGGCATCGACTTCCATCATGACCGAGGCACTCAAGGGCCAGAGCATCGAATCGGCTCGGGCCCTGTTTGAGTCGTTTCACGCTGTGGTAACCGACGAATCCATCGAGCCGGATCCCAGCCTGGGCAAGCTTTCGGTTCTCGCCGGTGTGCGTGCGTATCCGATGCGGGTGAAATGCGCCACGCTGCCCTGGCATACCCTGGAGGCGGCACTTGCGCATGAGTGA
- a CDS encoding SUF system Fe-S cluster assembly protein, whose product MSERPSVETMQGEIVAALRSVYDPEIPVDIYELGLIYAIDVDEDGFVDVTMTLTSPACPVAGQMPIMVKAAVEQVSGVEAAEVELTWDPPWTQERMSESARLQLGLM is encoded by the coding sequence ATGAGTGAACGTCCATCCGTTGAGACGATGCAGGGCGAGATCGTCGCCGCGCTGCGCAGCGTCTACGACCCGGAAATCCCTGTGGATATCTATGAGCTGGGCCTGATCTATGCCATCGATGTCGACGAGGATGGCTTTGTGGACGTCACCATGACGCTGACGTCCCCAGCCTGCCCCGTGGCCGGGCAAATGCCGATCATGGTGAAAGCGGCGGTGGAGCAAGTGAGTGGGGTAGAAGCCGCCGAGGTGGAGCTCACCTGGGATCCGCCATGGACACAGGAGCGCATGTCAGAAAGCGCCCGCTTGCAGCTCGGGTTGATGTGA